The genomic segment CGGGGTCTTGATCGAACCGCTACCTACCGGACAGGACGGCAAGCAGGCCGTCAAGGAAGCGCAATACGCGGCTTACGCCGATGTCTCCGACAAGGGGATCGCTTATTACGACAACAGCCGGAGCACGGTCGAGAGCAACATCCTGCAGGGCATGCTGAGATCTTTCGCAGACCGCTACAATCTGGAGGCCGCCTTCGCGAACGCAGGCGCATCGTCTCGGACCGACGGCAGCGGCCAATCGCCCGCTCAACTGGTAAAGGCTACGTCGCTCACAGCGGACAGCCAGCCGAACTCCATGGACTACTATGCGGTCGCCATGACGACGATGATCGCCTTGTACGCGGCGCTTAGCGCCTCTGCGCTCATCGAGACCGAACGGACCCGCCACACGATCGTCCGGCTGGCCGCAGCGCCGGTGTCCAAAGCGGAGATATTCGCCGGCAAGGTGCTTGGCAGCACCGTCATCAACGCCATCTTCATCGTCGCCGTCATGCTGATCAGCCATTTCGCCTTCGGCGCCAACTGGGGCGATCATCCGGTGCACGTCCTGCTCGTTCTGATCACGGAGGTGCTCATGGCCATCGGCTTCGGGCTCGCGGTCGGCATGATCTTCCGCAGCAAAGCGTCGCATTCGTTCTTGCTCATCTTCATCCAGATCGCCTCGTTCGTAGGCGGCGCATACTTTCCGGTGAATGACTTTACCGGCTTTATCGGCGCCGTATCCTACTACTCGCCGCTGCGCTGGAACAACGCCGGCGTCATCGAGACGGTGTTCGGCGGGGACACCGCCCCCGCTTTGACGGCCGCAGGCTATAATCTCGCGTGCGCCGTCGTCCTGCTCGCCGTATGCATGTTCTTTATCCGCAGAAGGGAGACGATCTAACCGTGAAAACGATCCTCTGGCTCATGGCCCATACTTTTCGGAACACCTTCCGCAAACGCTCGAATATGATTCTGTTTCTACTCCCCGTCGCCGGCGTCCTGATATCCGCCGCGCTCTACGGCAACGCCGGCGGCGCGGGTCTCCGCATCGGCATCGTGCAGCAAGACGGCGCGGACGCCGTCGGCCGCGACGTCGCGGCCTTCATCGGGGCG from the Cohnella hashimotonis genome contains:
- a CDS encoding ABC transporter permease; this translates as MNTLHIAKKEIVSALRNKSTFLFMLAFPIALMLILGLALSNAFSGSIEISDVKMAYKIDQASPALAAGWESFAKAAEESGVLIEPLPTGQDGKQAVKEAQYAAYADVSDKGIAYYDNSRSTVESNILQGMLRSFADRYNLEAAFANAGASSRTDGSGQSPAQLVKATSLTADSQPNSMDYYAVAMTTMIALYAALSASALIETERTRHTIVRLAAAPVSKAEIFAGKVLGSTVINAIFIVAVMLISHFAFGANWGDHPVHVLLVLITEVLMAIGFGLAVGMIFRSKASHSFLLIFIQIASFVGGAYFPVNDFTGFIGAVSYYSPLRWNNAGVIETVFGGDTAPALTAAGYNLACAVVLLAVCMFFIRRRETI